The proteins below are encoded in one region of Brassica napus cultivar Da-Ae chromosome A6, Da-Ae, whole genome shotgun sequence:
- the LOC106350405 gene encoding protein KOKOPELLI-like has product MEPLNVERDLQSLRRLYSLLLLQSNANKEYVPQTFLLDENSQFLLKRLLDSATAELLARQHKVLAQAQLGLPDKVSTPSTKTNSVSRGIVKLPSKAALTPEVVDSIERIETQLSAFQFCSSRGDRTRSCKSPGGVTPTEEEGYSSSVMTFQRLNEKALMEPRQSYLRSRQMRHTTRTSSVAPSLRSVTNNATVRSRYDPDLALQSHSSHDDQIGLATSRPPRPLRSVGFEKPSRTSQKMASMKPTLLLDQGIDTGTSLESEQQVYSTEQESDEAYGGETVSTSGSSWETHAESVTESDSSYPSESEDDDENPQVSDSPPHNRSRGLAKQRKNGAGRLKRFKDKLGKVFHHHHYHHHEHHNKKEEQGRKPSAWKHLVKKHLHKDKEKLTERRMKSESKGLTTHNNKGGQFHALVKGFMRHHRRHSKNKKQKLKTPKRQGGVKFPKRERVKSEKTNYLCNKDQEHDGN; this is encoded by the exons atggAGCCTCTTAACGTTGAACGCGATCTTCAGTCACTGAGAAGATTAtacagtcttcttcttctccaatcaAATGCAAACAAGGAATATGTACCCCAAACATTTTTG TTAGATGAGAATTCACAGTTTCTACTAAAACGGTTGCTCGATTCTGCGACCGCGGAACTATTGGCTAGACAACATAAG GTACTTGCACAAGCACAGTTAGGTTTGCCAGATAAAGTTTCTACACCGAGTACTAAAACAAACTCAGTCTCAAGGGGTATCGTCAAGTTGCCTAGTAAGGCTGCTTTAACACCTGAAGTCGTTGATTCAATCGAAAGAATCGAAACACAGCTTTCTGCTTTTCAGTTTTGTTCTAGTCGTGGCGATAGAACAAGGTCTTGCAAGTCTCCTGGTGGAGTAACTCCCACGGAAGAAGAAGGTTACTCATCTTCTGTAATGACTTTTCAAAGGTTAAACGAAAAAGCGTTGATGGAACCAAGACAAAGCTATTTAAGGAGTAGGCAAATGAGGCATACTACAAGAACATCAAGCGTAGCTCCTAGCCTTAGAAGTGTGACTAATAATGCAACAGTTCGAAGCCGTTATGATCCAGATTTGGCTCTTCAGTCACACTcttctcatgatgatcagattGGTCTTGCCACGTCAAGACCGCCTCGTCCTCTGAGGTCTGTTGGTTTCGAGAAGCCTAGCAGAACGTCACAGAAGATGGCTAGTATGAAACCAACTTTGTTATTGGATCAAGGAATCGACACTGGAACAAGCTTAGAAAGCGAACAACAAGTTTATTCAACAGAGCAAGAATCAGATGAAGCCTATGGTGGGGAAACAGTGTCAACCTCTGGCTCAAGCTGGGAAACACATGCTGAGAGCGTCACCGAGTCAGACTCATCATATCCATCAGAgagtgaagatgatgatgagaaccCTCAAGTCAGTGATTCTCCTCCACATAACAGATCAAGGGGTCTTGCAAAACAGAGGAAAAACGGGGCAGGGCGGCTTAAAAGATTCAAGGACAAGCTAGGTAAAGTGTTTCACCATCACCACTACCACCACCATGAGCATCACAACAAGAAAGAAGAGCAAGGCCGCAAGCCATCAGCTTGGAAGCATTTAGTGAAGAAACATCTCCACAAAGACAAAGAGAAATTGACTGAAAGGCGGATGAAGTCAGAATCCAAAGGTCTAACTACACATAACAACAAAGGTGGACAGTTTCATGCGCTGGTGAAAGGATTCATGAGACATCATAGAAGACACTCAAAGAACAAAAAGCAGAAGTTGAAAACCCCTAAGCGTCAAGGTGGTGTCAAGTTTCCCAAAAGAGAGAGGGTTAAGtcagaaaaaacaaattatttatgtaataaGGATCAAGAACATGATGGAAACTAG
- the LOC106351884 gene encoding probable E3 ubiquitin-protein ligase ARI14 has protein sequence MNKQIDDISGVFYVSKNDATVLFMYLRWDTLRVSERLGEDKDKLFSESGLSSVVSDLSDSSWVICNNKTSDDHVNDDGLISTPCCSHKFCSTCWREYLDSLEKNQTVISCPDQNCRASVGPDTIKKLTGKDKDFYESYILRSYIEENKGLMIKQCPAPDCNYVIEFHQANDVEEYGLNVVCLCGHTFCWRCSFESHRPVTCNNVSDWLSTEVEVSVVDRWEERKAAMEGAQDDLQDFEDYIIKNPDSLKEQDVRIVREGLMLLIQCRQVLKWSCVYEYFHTEHETSKKEYLQFLQDIATTTLQSYLKTLLEETETAFYAADALVLCKFRHSLTTATSNVGNFFYHFIKTLQDGIVDVKVKSYDNVAGPYWLCDRCTYGNSWLDMKCKMCCEATTSKLSDLSLKWVSKRSYQH, from the coding sequence ATGAATAAACAGATCGACGACATCTCAGGAGTCTTCTACGTTTCAAAAAACGACGCCACCGTTCTCTTCATGTATCTCCGATGGGACACCCTTAGGGTCTCTGAGCGTTTGGGTGAAGACAAGGACAAGTTATTTTCTGAATCAGGCTTAAGTTCAGTTGTAAGTGATTTGTCTGATTCATCATGGGTGATTTGCAATAATAAGACTAGTGATGATCATGTGAATGATGATGGTTTAATCTCCACCCCGTGTTGCTCTCACAAATTCTGCTCAACCTGTTGGAGAGAGTACCTCGACTCTCTGGAGAAGAACCAAACCGTAATCTCATGTCCCGACCAAAACTGTCGAGCTTCTGTTGGACCGGACACGATCAAGAAGCTAACGGGAAAGGATAAAGACTTCTACGAGAGTTATATCTTGAGATCTTACATCGAGGAAAACAAGGGATTGATGATCAAGCAATGTCCAGCACCGGATTGCAACTACGTCATTGAGTTTCATCAAGCCAATGATGTCGAAGAGTACGGTTTAAACGTGGTGTGTCTCTGTGGTCACACCTTCTGCTGGAGATGCAGCTTCGAGTCACACAGACCTGTGACGTGCAACAACGTCTCTGACTGGTTATCCACAGAAGTCGAAGTTTCGGTTGTGGATCGCTGGGAGGAGCGTAAGGCTGCAATGGAGGGAGCACAAGACGATCTACAAGACTTCGAAGACTACATCATCAAGAACCCAGATAGTTTAAAAGAGCAAGACGTTAGGATTGTGAGAGAAGGTCTTATGCTTCTTATTCAATGCAGGCAGGTTCTTAAATGGAGCTGTGTCTACGAGTACTTCCACACGGAGCATGAGACATCGAAGAAGGAGTATCTCCAGTTCTTGCAAGACATTGCGACGACGACGCTGCAAAGCTACTTAAAGACGTTGCTAGAGGAAACTGAAACAGCCTTTTATGCAGCAGATGCTTTAGTGCTTTGTAAGTTTAGGCATAGCTTGACTACCGCGACGAGTAACGTTGGTAACTTCTTTTATCATTTCATCAAAACTTTGCAAGATGGTATAGTAGACGTGAAGGTGAAGTCTTATGACAATGTCGCTGGTCCTTACTGGCTTTGCGATAGATGTACGTATGGAAACAGTTGGCTTGATATGAAGTGTAAGATGTGCTGTGAGGCTACTACATCTAAGCTAAGTGATTTATCTCTTAAATGGGTTTCAAAGCGATCATACCaacactaa